The genomic segment TGAGGAGTGCTCTAATATCTTTTAATCTCTTAATTTGATCTTCAATACTTTTATCAAATGCGTTCGCAGGAAAACTTGGTGGAGTACTGGTTTCTATTGGAATAAATATTGGGTCAATTAGATCTATATTCCTTAAAAAGACAACAGCAGATTATTTAAAGATGGTTCATTTCGAATAATCAACATTGTTATAATAGTTTGTCTTAAGCACACACAcgttattgttaattttccTATTAGAAGGAAGGATATTAACGcaaatttcttaaataaatgTTGAGTTTGAATATCGCCATTGGCAtgattagtattttttgtgACGAATGAAGTCGTATGAAAAGGAAAGTATTAATGTTCTGCTAGTTAAAGGTTAGTGTTTTACCAGTCGTGGTTTCTATTGGAATAGCCGATTCGGTAGTTAAAGTTATTTTCATGTCATCAGTGATCGGAACGTCATCCATAtccgttgttttttcttctgaagcCGGATTTTTTGCTGAAGGTACTACTGGGACCGCTTCAATTGAAAGATCGTCAAACAGAGTTCCGGCAGGCGGTTCAACAGCCACAAATGTCGTTTCCAGAACCGGAATAGTCGATTCGATAGGTACCGAAGTTAGTTCAGCAGCCGGAATACTCACTTGTTTCGGGGCAACAGTTACAATCATTTCCAGAGCGTCCAGAGCTCCCGAGGAAAGATATACATTACTTATTGTAGAAATTGAGGTCAATGTTTCTCCATCTGCTCTTTCTGCTGGTTCTGACGACGGAATAATTTCACCGGCTGTAGTCGCTTCATTAATCGAATTTTTCAGTGTGTCGACAGTCGGTTGGTCGGTCAGAATTGACGTTTCCGCAGCCAGAGTTGTTGATTCCGTACTGGGATTCACTGCCCAGACTGTAAAAGTGGGATCACCTGTGGAAACCGAGAGCGTGCTGGGCACTTCTGTTGTTGTAGCGGTTTCTTCGGAAGTTGTTGTCAATTCAGCAATAGTTGTCATGGGTGCAGATGGAATTTCTGCGGCCGGAGTTATTTCATCTGTAGACACATCAGCAGTTGGATTCGCTATCTCCGTGCTGATGGTAGAGACAGAATCAATCTAGCGGGGAAAAGGAGATAGCTATGCTTTACACTTGTGTGTCTAGTCTGTCTATTATAAACACTATAGGCTACCTCTCGTTTTTGGCGGCTCAATCCAATCGACAGGtgccttaaaaaaatattcagtaataaatgaaataagacaaacattcTAACGTCATACGTATCTCATAAGATTAAGGTTCCGTTTACTATTAAAATCTTTATAATAGTTAGAATAAAATGTACAATACCGATTCTTTGGATGTTCCCCTAATGTCTGAATGACGAATTTCAGtttgtcaaattcaattttagaaGCGGATGCGATCGCAAAAAGCGATATGAAAAAAACGAGctgtaaataaaataggaTTAGTTTTCACACTGTCTCTAAAAATGTAGGAACAAACATTTGCTGGATATATAATTACCAAAAGCTTCATTTTTTGGGGCTCTGTAGATCTACAGTTGGTTGTCACAACACAAGTAAAAAATTAGCAGTGTTTATTGGACAAAGTTTGAATTGCAAATGGTCTTCAATAGTAGTGGTAGTGGATGCTGCCTTTATTTCGATGCTTACTCACTTTAGGTGGATTTGGTAGCCTTGTTTATGACATCATCTTGAACGCTATTAAAGATTCTTTTGGGTTTATTAGAGATTAAATGTCGAGTCAACTTTATTGGTCATGCAACTATCACCGAGCTTACACATCACGTGAAGAAATGCAAATTGAGCCGAGTAGTGTCAAACAAGACACTTTTGTTTGACTTCCGTGACGAATATCGAGGCACGAAGTCACGATCGAGTAATCCAAATAAgccaattttttggggataTGTGTTCCAAAAGTCTGCTATACGAGCcgtgattgaaaaaaatttataaagtcacgttattttattcaaagaaGTTTCTAAATTCGgacaattacaaaaattattaataaaaaattgttttgaatcaTTGTTTCACCCAACGATGGGAAGATCgacctttttgaaatttatcgTCATATTCAAATTACCCGCTATACAAAATGGCCTTCAGCTGATTGGCGTATTGCAAAAGTGAGGTAAAGTGAGTCGCTCGCCATTCATTATTCCATTGAATTCTTTCATTGATTATAATTTAATGCACTGCATATCACAAAATCCGGGCGTAGCGGCCAAATTTGACGGTGGCCTCTTCCGTTTTCGGCTACATCAGCGCCGATTGGTTTTCACGTTCTCTCTTTTATTGCTAGAAACAATAAGTATGAACTTGGGcgcatttatttaaataacttAGTGTACACTGTTCAGAGatgttttcaattgattttgaaaacaatcaaCGAGACTACAATTCTAGTTTGAATCACGGCCTTCCCCCGCTCAGAAGAGATTGACATTTCTACCGCTAGGTGACAGTGGCTGCTGTTCTTGTAATCCTGTTTGCGATCAAAACGATGAAAACATCGTCTGCAAGTACAACTGTTCCTTTCTGTTTTCACGTCTCGTTTAGGTTTAGTTCCGTTCATGACATGGCACAGTTGGTTTGTTATCTGTGTTGTTCTGTAGATTGAGTTAGGTGTTAAACTTAGGGAACCAATTCTTCAGACCCTGAAAGATGTTAACTTCACGAAAATGTCACCCGTTCAAGTAGGCCTACTAGTTGTTtcatattgaaaattaaaaattggggATTTaattaagactttttttttaggctGCATGTATTTTTAGCTGTTGCTGCTAAAGAAAGATTGTTGGCTGAAGCAGTCATAGGCTCAGTCAAAACATTACCATTTATCATTCCCATTTTAGAAATTTTGCTGGCATGGTCTGCTCCacttaaaaaacataaaatcgGTGCCAATATACCCTACAAGAGAATAAGTGTCACaaattcatgatttttttacaaagtttCTTATTAAACTGCCCTAGTTTACCCTCCTTCAAATGATCAGAAGTGCCCATACTGTTGAATGAGATATAAAGGTTTTTATCAACCATGGAGCCCATCTTATTTAACACTAGACCTGGATGCTTTTCATGGATCTTCTTATTCAGCAGGGTGACGGTGACCATATCAACCTACCTGGAGGATTAAAGTCATTGGTATTTGTTAttacttaaatttttatcttgattttatgttttcaGGAAATTCTTATCTAGTATGAAGCAGATGGTTGAAAGGGACCAAAAATTAGCtgttttaaaaactttgaTGAAAACTAAAGCTCCCGTCCAATTCATGGGTTTCATGTTCACTTGTGCAGCggttgaatatttttcactCATTTTCAAACAGTGTAAGATGAAAAACTACatgtaatttcaaaaattttagtaACACCTGATTGTATGTAAGCagttttttgcctttttggtgttgagtattcaCGAAAAACGGAAAAGACTGCCCGCATCGGTAATCGGTGAACAACACTATTAGCCTTACTCCAACGAAAGAGCCTTACGTTCACTTCATTGAAAAACATCAACGAAAAGGTAACAGAAAAATCTATAGCCCCAAGAAGCCTATCCAGCTGACTTGGTCTGttgccctttttttcaaaaatatcgatGGCCGACAAGTTAGATTTAACCCGAGTAATTGTATAAGTAACTTTGTTTGAACTTACCTGCAATTTACCCATGCAAGGAATCTAATAACTATGTCAGGACCCTAGAATCGATTATGAAGTTGTCCGTACATTATTTTCAGGTGAGGTTAACACAAATGGCAGCAGCAAAACGATCGCTCTTCATTACATCATGGACAAGGCCACTAGAGCGTTTGTTTCTAACATACAATCTAACGTCAAACACGAATATTCTGTTCTATTTCGAGTCAAAGGTACTTTATTTACGGTGTGCCAcgatttgattaattttcaatacgttttattgattttgttgaCTCGTGTCACTCCAGATTTAGATTTCGGTCGTTTGGCCGCGGGTTTCGGTCTCCTTACGCTCCCGAAAATGCCCGAACTCGAGAATTGAATGACGGGATTTCTTTCAGCCGATGAATATTGATCTCTACTTTATCACTTACAAGTAATTGATTCAGTTCTTAGGATTTATCACGATTTTTCACctagtatttatttattttttcttggtcgAAATTCACAATGACTATTGGGATAAGGCTCGAGAAAACAATTGACAAGAGAAATTAACCATCTACTGCGAGACGGGAGTTAACGAGGAAGCCATTGGCTCATTACTGTAACCATTAACTTGAATCTGTAATAACTTTAGAATGCATCACATGTTCACATCACCATCTgtgcaaatattttaaaacaggaTGTTGAACCTGGCAAACGCGACAAGAAATGATGCAGCACACTTCAGTTTCATTCAATCCAAGAGGTCACACTATTTTACATTAATCATTATTGTTTAATTATCTATATCTATATTAGTTATCGTTTTAAAGATCTGATCATAATCCCAGATTTACTAACCCTCTGAATGAATGATTATCAACAGGCAATGAGAAAGCAGTTATGCCAAAGGCAAAAAATCTTCATGCATCAACATGACCAGTGAGAGTCAAGTGACAATGTTGAGTTGGTGCTTCTTCTTCAGGATGACATCAAGACAAGACGTGGTATAActtaacctaacctaactttCCATTTCAGCACTACTTAATCAAGGTTTTTCTGACTCTTTAAAGTCTATCTTTTAGGCTATTGTAAAGTATTTAATTAGAAGTACACATAATCATGGGTAGTTTAGTTTACTAAATTGATCCACCGATGCAGATATTGAAACCTTTTTTCAGTTCCAgactaaataaaatttgtctaTTCAGGAAATATTAGTCATCGTGCCCGTTAATATGGTGCCCTTGCCAGTAATAGTAAagcaggggggggggacaacCGGAACAGTAACAGCGGCGAGATTCTCAAAAGTGACCAGTTTGACAATTTGAAAGCAGCTGCTGAATGGTCCTGGGATCACGAATTTATTCGCCCATTTGTCGCAGTGTTGTTGGagcaattatttgtttggccgTCGGTCATGTGGGATCGCTTCGAACTCAAACATCACCGCAATGAACCGAGACTAGGACGCTATTTGGTAGACGCAAGGGACAAAAGATATCCTACCGGGTAAGATTCCATTAGAACTATTTGTGACTCAAATGTATTCAGTTGCGTTGGGTTTTACAGGAGATCGAGTCTTTTCTCAGTGTGATCCTAGTTCGCCCCCAGTCAATCCCGTTGAACAAATTGCGTCGCAGATGGGAACTTCTTTTAGTTATTCCATGGAAATTGGTGGGTACAAATGCTATCTTTcttgaaacttgaaaatttgaatctgACGTATTTGTATTGATATTTGTTAATAACGTGAATTTATATGTGTTCTGCTCTTcgtctttactttttttaggGGGACCATTGAGTCGCATTTCCGAAAGCGTCAGCCAGTTGGTGTTGGCACAGCCGAAGCCAATGTAGCTAATGGGCACAAGTAACAATGGTTACATGGCCGCTGGAGAAAGTCTGATTGACGGCGGTGTTGCGTCCATGGCCAGTTTTAGTGATGAAAAGCTGCCGTAATTGAATCCCCCTTTGTTAAGTTTTCACCgtaattataaaatatttcgtttttaATACGAAACAAAAGGTCTCATACGTCATACCGGTCTGTTACAGCGCTCGAGTACAACAGCGTTCAAGGTTGTCACACGTCTTACGATGATAGTTGATCTGGCGTCCCCTTTTCAACAACACGTGATATATCAGCTTGACATTTCAATATCTCAAATTCAAACTGAAATATGACCTTCCGTTTCTTGCAGCTGACAGGCCAGCAGATAGCTGTAATGCAAATTTGCCAAACTCTTCGTTATGCTGACTGAAATTGTCTCTGTTATCCATCAGTTCCTTAGTCTACTGTCCAGTACGGAATACGAAATCGCATTACAACTGTAAATTGAATTAGGTTTGGAAGATAAAATTGTtgataaacacatttttttctccattttagGGTTATTGGTTTGGAACCGGAAgaatgttgttttcaaaactgaaaaagatcATCGAAGTACTCTTCGTCAACAGCAATTTGTTATTGCCAACAAACAGTGCATGAAGAGTTCATCCCCTAACCGCTATTTCATGTTCCGTGACACGCGGGATGCGAATTACTTGAAATCTAAACTCAGGCAAAGGAGCAACCCGGAAGCGGCTCACCTCTGGAAGTTGAATGTTGAGCGAAGATGAGTACTCTATAaagttcaaatgaattttatttaaatcttaaacGTGTCATCTAATTTAATGTA from the Daphnia pulex isolate KAP4 chromosome 1, ASM2113471v1 genome contains:
- the LOC124199652 gene encoding mucin-4-like isoform X2 gives rise to the protein MKLLLVFFISLFAIASASKIEFDKLKFVIQTLGEHPKNRHLSIGLSRQKREIDSVSTISTEIANPTADVSTDEITPAAEIPSAPMTTIAELTTTSEETATTTEVPSTLSVSTGDPTFTVWAVNPSTESTTLAAETSILTDQPTVDTLKNSINEATTAGEIIPSSEPAERADGETLTSISTISNVYLSSGALDALEMIVTVAPKQVSIPAAELTSVPIESTIPVLETTFVAVEPPAGTLFDDLSIEAVPVVPSAKNPASEEKTTDMDDVPITDDMKITLTTESAIPIETTTETSTPPSFPANAFDKSIEDQIKRLKDIRALLRETIRKSERNLGNFQVLLDGSLVPGSKSNNIAARYARFLLSNAEEVKRYQKLEKVMNLWEKLQNILESYPGVSTSKSQPDSSSNASTIGGSEIGGTEI
- the LOC124199652 gene encoding mucin-4-like isoform X1, with amino-acid sequence MKLLLVFFISLFAIASASKIEFDKLKFVIQTLGEHPKNRHLSIGLSRQKREIDSVSTISTEIANPTADVSTDEITPAAEIPSAPMTTIAELTTTSEETATTTEVPSTLSVSTGDPTFTVWAVNPSTESTTLAAETSILTDQPTVDTLKNSINEATTAGEIIPSSEPAERADGETLTSISTISNVYLSSGALDALEMIVTVAPKQVSIPAAELTSVPIESTIPVLETTFVAVEPPAGTLFDDLSIEAVPVVPSAKNPASEEKTTDMDDVPITDDMKITLTTESAIPIETTTETSTPPSFPANAFDKSIEDQIKRLKDIRALLRETIRKSERNLGNFQVLLDGSLVPGSKSNNIAARYARFLLSNAEEVKSNVKLFTDFTEKIQRKPGYQKLEKVMNLWEKLQNILESYPGVSTSKSQPDSSSNASTIGGSEIGGTEI